Proteins encoded together in one Juglans regia cultivar Chandler chromosome 9, Walnut 2.0, whole genome shotgun sequence window:
- the LOC108995059 gene encoding uncharacterized protein At4g26450 isoform X1, whose amino-acid sequence MHPRHRSPGNGYRSSSMGMGVAASQISPEGLMVRGHGGFYGGSEFRNFGRGFGRGQGHPKSYQQSPQPPLRKGDIFMEAGRLAAEYLVSQGLLPQSALSPVKWQNGSLKRQLGEFQELRPQEGDQFSLPPEGRTSALARLSNSTSDAGLGSKRRLLGDINPKGRRRAASFRNYSSDYGRDYRRSGSWSDRLRSSADVEGDDNIASGQYHEEEKQFGKNVTDDLHIGGRSELAPKTEDAGDLEFELDEYQFQDDDMLIKASSSSTGKDLQHEANGEFPARPYDFKNMNVGIGEVKHGTSSDETDKQGTKQEVTIQDSVVDGNFSDNTSTDLLTLCKFSKVPTRTRSSLSHRGSKVDPVPKIEEGKAPDMRPQRGSECLVDNAPVDPSLVDAPSSKIYDSRCIESEVARAQFVCSAENVVKVDSADDIEQGEFATQSFSDMQNRQEPPVLPGFPSCGSTVKERCEKRALEDGDIREGIKKARERTPSQVTKADEYLHLSNSSEKKESSQEDRASPGENMIMALDHESLENDSLFTKARTEPCVGYAEEKQLFPGSFKICDLNLGGASETNENHDNDPIHIYHSVSRNRKEPAPIDVDLSMSNTKISGEYSRHVTDAKEIEVIDLENDSALEDKAFHDAARKTETVYMGLEGFPNNASNANDISVIQDGYGLMISELLAGDFSNCSSVPGDVTSMQSGMGLPNGEGSLADDDSIYMSLEEIPLSFLPAWEQQQPRDYEKPF is encoded by the exons ATGCATCCCCGACATCGTAGTCCTGGAAATGGGTATAGGTCTAGTTCCATGGGAATGGGTGTAGCTGCCTCTCAGATCTCCCCTGAGGGTTTGATGGTTAGAGGCCATGGAGGGTTTTACGGCGGCTCCGAATTCAGGAACTTCGGTCGTGGTTTTGGGCGTGGCCAGGGCCACCCTAAATCATATCAACAATCACCACAACCACCCCTGCGTAAAGGTGACATCTTTATGGAAGCGGGTCGACTTGCAGCCGAGTATTTGGTTTCTCAGGGATTGCTACCTCAAAGCGCACTTTCGCCTGTTAAGTGGCAAAACGGTAGTTTGAAGAGGCAGTTGGGGGAGTTTCAAGAGCTTAGGCCTCAGGAGGGAGACCAATTCTCCCTTCCACCAGAGGGCCGAACATCTGCCCTTGCCCGATTGTCGAATTCTACTTCTGATGCTGGGTTGGGATCGAAGAGAAGGCTTTTAGGTGATATTAATcccaaaggaagaagaagagcagCATCATTCCGAAATTATAGCTCGGATTATGGCCGAGACTACAGAAGGAGTGGCTCATGGTCTGATAGACTTAGGTCATCCGCTGACGTTGAGGGTGATGACAATATTGCTTCTGGACAGTACCATGAGGAGGAGaagcaatttggtaaaaatgtcACTGATGATCTGCACATTGGTGGTCGAAGTGAATTAGCACCAAAAACTGAGGATGCTGGTgatttggaatttgaattggatGAGTATCAGTTCCAAGATGATGATATGCTCATAAAGGCTAGTTCTTCTAGTACAGGGAAAGATCTCCAACATGAGGCTAATGGAGAATTCCCTGCAAGGCCTTATGATTTCAAGAATATGAATGTGGGAATAGGAGAGGTGAAGCATGGCACCAGCAGTGATGAGACTGACAAACAGGGTACCAAACAAGAAGTAACCATCCAGGATAGTGTTGTGGATGGAAATTTCTCAGACAACACCAGCACTGATTTACTAACACTCTGTAAATTTTCCAAGGTGCCCACTAGAACCCGCTCTTCATTGTCGCATAGGGGCTCAAAGGTTGACCCTGTTCCAAAGATTGAGGAGGGAAAAGCTCCTGATATGCGGCCTCAAAGAGGATCTGAATGTTTAGTTGACAATGCCCCTGTTGACCCCTCCTTGGTTGATGCTCCATCAAGTAAAATTTATGATTCGAGGTGTATTGAATCTGAAGTTGCTAGGGCTCAATTTGTGTGTTCTGCTGAAAATGTGGTCAAAGTAGATTCTGCAGATGATATTGAGCAGGGTGAATTTGCAACTCAGTCTTTCTCGGATATGCAAAATAGGCAAGAACCACCAGTACTGCCTGGTTTTCCAAGTTGTGGCTCCACTGTTAAGGAAAGATGCGAAAAAAGAGCTCTAGAAGATGGTGATATCAGGGAGGGAATCAAAAAGGCAAGAGAGAGGACTCCCTCTCAGGTAACAAAGGCTGATGAGTATCTCCACCTTTCTAACTCCAGTGAAAAGAAAGAGAGCTCACAGGAAGACAGGGCTTCACCTGGTGAGAACATGATCATGGCTTTAGATCATGAGAGCTTGGAGAATGATTCTCTGTTCACTAAAGCTAGGACTGAACCATGTGTTGGGTATGCAGAAGAGAAGCAACTTTTTCCTGGTTCATTTAAAATCTGTGACCTTAATCTCGGGGGAGCTTCTGAAACCAATGAGAATCATGATAATGATCCGATCCATATTTACCATTCTGTTtccagaaacagaaaagaacCAGCACCAATTGATGTTGACTTGTCAATGAGTAACACCAAGATATCTGGTGAATACAGTAGACATGTCACTGATGCTAAAGAGATTGAAGTTAttgatttagaaaatgattctgCCCTGGAAGATAAGGCCTTCCATGATGCAGCAAGAAA GACAGAGACTGTGTATATGGGCCTTGAGGGTTTCCCTAACAATGCATCGAATGCCAATGATATTTCTGTCATTCAGGATGGTTATGGGCTTATGATCTCAGAGCTGCTCGCAGGTGATTTTTCCAATTGTTCTTCAGTACCAGGGGATGTTACTTCAATGCAAAGCGGGATGGGCCTTCCCAATGGAGAG GGGTCTCTTGCTGATGATGATTCCATATATATGTCCCTGGAAGAAATACCATTAA GCTTTTTGCCAGCCTGGGAGCAGCAACAGCCACGGGACTATGAGAAGCCCTTCTAA
- the LOC108995059 gene encoding uncharacterized protein At4g26450 isoform X2, translating to MHPRHRSPGNGYRSSSMGMGVAASQISPEGLMVRGHGGFYGGSEFRNFGRGFGRGQGHPKSYQQSPQPPLRKGDIFMEAGRLAAEYLVSQGLLPQSALSPVKWQNGSLKRQLGEFQELRPQEGDQFSLPPEGRTSALARLSNSTSDAGLGSKRRLLGDINPKGRRRAASFRNYSSDYGRDYRRSGSWSDRLRSSADVEGDDNIASGQYHEEEKQFGKNVTDDLHIGGRSELAPKTEDAGDLEFELDEYQFQDDDMLIKASSSSTGKDLQHEANGEFPARPYDFKNMNVGIGEVKHGTSSDETDKQGTKQEVTIQDSVVDGNFSDNTSTDLLTLCKFSKVPTRTRSSLSHRGSKVDPVPKIEEGKAPDMRPQRGSECLVDNAPVDPSLVDAPSSKIYDSRCIESEVARAQFVCSAENVVKVDSADDIEQGEFATQSFSDMQNRQEPPVLPGFPSCGSTVKERCEKRALEDGDIREGIKKARERTPSQVTKADEYLHLSNSSEKKESSQEDRASPGENMIMALDHESLENDSLFTKARTEPCVGYAEEKQLFPGSFKICDLNLGGASETNENHDNDPIHIYHSVSRNRKEPAPIDVDLSMSNTKISGEYSRHVTDAKEIEVIDLENDSALEDKAFHDAARKTETVYMGLEGFPNNASNANDISVIQDGYGLMISELLAGDFSNCSSVPGDVTSMQSGMGLPNGEGSLADDDSIYMSLEEIPLSMPDI from the exons ATGCATCCCCGACATCGTAGTCCTGGAAATGGGTATAGGTCTAGTTCCATGGGAATGGGTGTAGCTGCCTCTCAGATCTCCCCTGAGGGTTTGATGGTTAGAGGCCATGGAGGGTTTTACGGCGGCTCCGAATTCAGGAACTTCGGTCGTGGTTTTGGGCGTGGCCAGGGCCACCCTAAATCATATCAACAATCACCACAACCACCCCTGCGTAAAGGTGACATCTTTATGGAAGCGGGTCGACTTGCAGCCGAGTATTTGGTTTCTCAGGGATTGCTACCTCAAAGCGCACTTTCGCCTGTTAAGTGGCAAAACGGTAGTTTGAAGAGGCAGTTGGGGGAGTTTCAAGAGCTTAGGCCTCAGGAGGGAGACCAATTCTCCCTTCCACCAGAGGGCCGAACATCTGCCCTTGCCCGATTGTCGAATTCTACTTCTGATGCTGGGTTGGGATCGAAGAGAAGGCTTTTAGGTGATATTAATcccaaaggaagaagaagagcagCATCATTCCGAAATTATAGCTCGGATTATGGCCGAGACTACAGAAGGAGTGGCTCATGGTCTGATAGACTTAGGTCATCCGCTGACGTTGAGGGTGATGACAATATTGCTTCTGGACAGTACCATGAGGAGGAGaagcaatttggtaaaaatgtcACTGATGATCTGCACATTGGTGGTCGAAGTGAATTAGCACCAAAAACTGAGGATGCTGGTgatttggaatttgaattggatGAGTATCAGTTCCAAGATGATGATATGCTCATAAAGGCTAGTTCTTCTAGTACAGGGAAAGATCTCCAACATGAGGCTAATGGAGAATTCCCTGCAAGGCCTTATGATTTCAAGAATATGAATGTGGGAATAGGAGAGGTGAAGCATGGCACCAGCAGTGATGAGACTGACAAACAGGGTACCAAACAAGAAGTAACCATCCAGGATAGTGTTGTGGATGGAAATTTCTCAGACAACACCAGCACTGATTTACTAACACTCTGTAAATTTTCCAAGGTGCCCACTAGAACCCGCTCTTCATTGTCGCATAGGGGCTCAAAGGTTGACCCTGTTCCAAAGATTGAGGAGGGAAAAGCTCCTGATATGCGGCCTCAAAGAGGATCTGAATGTTTAGTTGACAATGCCCCTGTTGACCCCTCCTTGGTTGATGCTCCATCAAGTAAAATTTATGATTCGAGGTGTATTGAATCTGAAGTTGCTAGGGCTCAATTTGTGTGTTCTGCTGAAAATGTGGTCAAAGTAGATTCTGCAGATGATATTGAGCAGGGTGAATTTGCAACTCAGTCTTTCTCGGATATGCAAAATAGGCAAGAACCACCAGTACTGCCTGGTTTTCCAAGTTGTGGCTCCACTGTTAAGGAAAGATGCGAAAAAAGAGCTCTAGAAGATGGTGATATCAGGGAGGGAATCAAAAAGGCAAGAGAGAGGACTCCCTCTCAGGTAACAAAGGCTGATGAGTATCTCCACCTTTCTAACTCCAGTGAAAAGAAAGAGAGCTCACAGGAAGACAGGGCTTCACCTGGTGAGAACATGATCATGGCTTTAGATCATGAGAGCTTGGAGAATGATTCTCTGTTCACTAAAGCTAGGACTGAACCATGTGTTGGGTATGCAGAAGAGAAGCAACTTTTTCCTGGTTCATTTAAAATCTGTGACCTTAATCTCGGGGGAGCTTCTGAAACCAATGAGAATCATGATAATGATCCGATCCATATTTACCATTCTGTTtccagaaacagaaaagaacCAGCACCAATTGATGTTGACTTGTCAATGAGTAACACCAAGATATCTGGTGAATACAGTAGACATGTCACTGATGCTAAAGAGATTGAAGTTAttgatttagaaaatgattctgCCCTGGAAGATAAGGCCTTCCATGATGCAGCAAGAAA GACAGAGACTGTGTATATGGGCCTTGAGGGTTTCCCTAACAATGCATCGAATGCCAATGATATTTCTGTCATTCAGGATGGTTATGGGCTTATGATCTCAGAGCTGCTCGCAGGTGATTTTTCCAATTGTTCTTCAGTACCAGGGGATGTTACTTCAATGCAAAGCGGGATGGGCCTTCCCAATGGAGAG GGGTCTCTTGCTGATGATGATTCCATATATATGTCCCTGGAAGAAATACCATTAAGTATGCCAGATATTTAA
- the LOC108992154 gene encoding uncharacterized protein LOC108992154, giving the protein MKDKVQIIRDGMVAAQSRQKSYADTRRIDLSFEKGDWVYLKVSPMSGIKRFWKKMKLSPRIALPEYFGEVHDVFHVSSLKKSFRQHEPRLVDLGNLQLQPNLTFEVASMQIVDWKEQRLRSKTTALMKVSWGDSMAKDFTWEREANMKEHYPYLFGYY; this is encoded by the exons ATGAAGGATAAGGTCCAGATCATAAGAGACGGGATGGTGGCAGCACagagtcgccagaagagttatgcagacACAAGAAGAATAGACCTATCATTCGAAAAAGGTGATTGGGTGTACCTTAAAGTCTCACCCATGAGCGGCATCAAGCggttttggaagaaaatgaagCTTAGCCCAAG AATCGCATTACCAGAATATTTTGGGGAGGTGCACGACGTGTTTCATGTATCCTCGCTGAAGAAGAGTTTCAGGCAACATGAGCCTCGACTGGTCGACCTAGGTAACCTCCAACTGCAGCCTAACCTTACCTTTGAGGTAGCATCGATGCAGATTGTGGATTGGAAGGAACAAAGGCTGAGATCCAAGACAACAGCATTAATGAAGGTGTCATGGGGAGATTCAATGGCTAAGGACTTCACTTGGGAGAGAGAGGCAAACATGAAAGAGCATTACCCGTATCTGTTTGGGTATTATTGA